Proteins from a genomic interval of Chanodichthys erythropterus isolate Z2021 chromosome 8, ASM2448905v1, whole genome shotgun sequence:
- the fgd6 gene encoding FYVE, RhoGEF and PH domain-containing protein 6 isoform X4 — protein sequence MSTGMKKPPVAPKPKLVQSQKPSPPPIAPKPEILLPSPSPTAHKRGKPAVAPKPCLPKAPQKPLQPRQDPCKTQHPPVSKNGGPALLPSHMSHYIIPPCTQGHHLGNSKSEDSKEICGTAEVGDFKEGENPKEQLFYNDTWEHASQSEREQLHAPTDSFHTSKEAQEETNSSTVEKDQTSTQTEIIHSPTEPLQEQSAQEKQTRNSIFGSCISDNVSYPAPPSKPLPVPHPRRPRRALLRQNVVEIAPSDTQADTPTETSEQIQTDKLLENPENTSTSQAYTDTPLNLCSPKEDNADTGSTTNTDSLHKVDSFQSTHAENVLPDLESTHYSVPTNGVTLASMNTAAEEGSQPPAPPPRQKSLPQMVDSLCKASTSVDNLVLHCQSDLQDSLVRSKDEEVQSDDEDDGAYGDFARYPITRSLPKQIKLSCGSQVAAISKPSLDGEEKSPKVMPKKPQRNSLPASVVLRKQNTSPLAHTPPPLPNSSPPVFRELPAPPQEKPSWRVALPSIPLFSKNQPTRSNSQPQAGGVGSVFVKQRAKSFSSADLQRVDTGSESSEPLVRSDQTRRSLRKLLELRVYARLLPKLLRSGQSLDCTRTDAEYEDHKATPTNQVTPGDEEEAQGDSETDCGVEYENVPLYEEIPEYMNLPWVYSNQDVDTGVYEVQEPCEVNSRCSVSGDLSEDGLSSNEEDGNSSDSSKEDMSQSKDKEEVERAKRNKVVHIAMEIMSSEKVFVDVLKLLHIDFRDAVAKATRASGKPLVEEKVLNQILYYLPQLYELNKDLLKELEERVAHWSDHQRLADIFVQKGPYLKMYSTYIREFDRNVALLDEQCRKNPPFASVVRQFETSPRCASLALKHYLLKPVQRIPQYQLLLTDYLKNLPEDSSDYKDTQTALSVVKEVANHANDIMKQGDNFQKLMQVQYSLNGHHEIVQPGRVFLKEGTLMKLSRKIMQPRMFFLFNDILLYTTPVQSGQYKVNSMLSLAGMKVSKPSQEAYQNELNIESVERSFILSANSATERDEWLEAIATAIDDYTRKKISFFSSRSQELEGISDDGLPLGSKAPIWIPDLRTTMCMICTCEFTLTWRRHHCRACGKVVCQACSSNKYYLEYLKNQLARVCDHCYIKLQHKGDQSNVTVSPSGRSSTFAFSRKQKKIPSALKEVSANTENSSMSGYLQRSKGHKKPWKRLWFVIKNKVLYTYAASEDVAALESQPLLGFFLREEKTGPAQKMQFKLYHKNTLYYIFRAEDIPTAQRWIEAFQEAMIL from the exons GAATGAAGAAACCACCGGTCGCCCCCAAACCCAAGCTGGTTCAGTCGCAGAAACCATCACCTCCCCCCATCGCCCCAAAACCAGAGATCCTGCTGCCTTCACCTTCACCTACTGCACATAAGAGAGGAAAACCTGCTGTTGCTCCCAAACCATGCCTTCCCAAAGCCCCTCAGAAACCTCTCCAGCCAAGACAAGATCCCTGCAAGACCCAGCATCCCCCTGTCTCCAAAAATGGGGGTCCTGCTCTACTACCCTCACACATGTCTCATTACATTATACCACCCTGTACTCAAGGTCATCATCTAGGTAACAGCAAATCAGAGGATTCTAAGGAAATATGTGGAACAGCAGAGGTAGGTGATTTCAAAGAAGGCGAGAACCCAAAAGAACAGTTGTTTTACAATGACACATGGGAACATGCTTCCCAATCTGAACGGGAACAATTGCATGCTCCCACAGACTCATTCCACACTTCCAAAGAGGCACAGGAAGAAACTAACTCTTCTACAGTAGAAAAGGACCAGACAAGTACACAAACAGAAATTATCCACAGTCCTACAGAGCCCTTACAGGAACAATCTGCACAGGAGAAACAAACCAGGAACTCAATTTTTGGCTCTTGCATCAGTGACAATGTTAGTTACCCTGCACCTCCCAGCAAGCCACTCCCTGTACCCCATCCACGACGCCCCCGGAGGGCACTTCTTAGGCAGAATGTTGTGGAAATTGCACCTTCAGACACTCAAGCAGATACACCTACAGAAACTTCTGAACAGATTCAGACAGACAAATTACTAGAAAATCCCGAAAACACTTCAACAAGTCAGGCCTACACTGACACACCTCTGAATTTATGTTCCCCTAAAGAGGATAACGCAGACACTGGCTCCACAACCAACACTGATTCTTTGCACAAAGTAGACTCTTTTCAAAGCACACATGCTGAAAACGTGCTTCCTGATCTAGAATCCACTCATTATTCGGTTCCAACAAATGGTGTAACTCTAGCTTCCATGAACACAGCTGCGGAGGAGGGGTCGCAACCTCCAGCTCCTCCACCTCGACAGAAATCCCTCCCACAAATGGTTGATTCCTTGTGCAAGGCCTCAACATCAGTGGACAACTTGGTTTTGCATTGCCAATCAGATCTTCAAGATTCATTGGTCAGGAGTAAAGATGAGGAGGTGCAAAgcgatgatgaagatgatggagCATATGGAGATTTTGCTCGATACCCAATAACTAGGAGTCTTCCTAAACAGATTAAGCTCAGCTGTGGCTCACAAGTTGCAGCTATAAGCAAGCCATCTTTGGATGGGGAGGAAAAGTCACCAAAAGTCATGCCTAAAAAGCCCCAACGAAACAGTCTTCCCGCCTCTGTTGTGTTGCGGAAGCAAAACACATCTCCGCTAGCTCACACCCCCCCTCCGCTTCCTAACTCCAGTCCTCCCGTATTTAGAGAACTCCCGGCACCTCCTCAGGAGAAACCTTCATGGCGAGTCGCCCTGCCTAGCATCCCTCTCTTCAGTAAAAACCAGCCGACTCGCAGTAACAGCCAACCGCAGGCTGGAGGTGTGGGATCTGTTTTCGTCAAACAGAGGGCAAAGTCGTTTTCCTCTGCAGATCTTCAGCGAGTGGATACTGGATCCGAATCCTCCGAGCCGTTGGTGCGGTCCGATCAAACACGGCGTAGCTTGCGGAAGCTTCTAGAGCTGCGCGTATATGCACGGTTGCTTCCGAAGTTGCTTCGCAGTGGACAGTCCCTGGATTGCACTCGTACTGATGCGGAATACGAGGATCATAAAGCCACGCCCACTAATCAAGTCACCCCTGGTGATGAGGAAGAAGCTCAAGGTGACAGCGAAACGGACTGTGGGGTGGAATATGAGAACGTCCCATTATATGAAGAGATTCCAGAGTACATGAACCTGCCCTGGGTCTATTCCAACCAGGATGTGGACACAGGAGTGTATGAAGTGCAGGAACCATGTGAGGTGAACAG CAGATGTTCTGTGAGTGGTGATCTGTCAGAGGATGGATTGAGCTCTAATGAGGAAGATGGTAACAGCTCCGACTCCAGTAAGGAAGACATGAGCCAATCAAAAGATAAAGAG GAGGTCGAGAGAGCCAAGAGGAACAAGGTGGTTCACATTGCAATGGAGATAATGAGCTCAGAGAAAGT ATTTGTGGATGTTCTGAAGTTGCTTCACATC GATTTCCGGGACGCCGTTGCCAAAGCGACTCGTGCGAGCGGGAAGCCATTGGTGGAGGAGAAAGTATTGAATCAAATCTTGTACTATCTGCCCCAACTCTACGAACTTAATAAAGACCTGCTGAAAGAGCTGGAGGAGAGAGTGGCACACTG GTCTGATCATCAGAGGCTGGCTGATATCTTTGTTCAGAAGGGTCCGTATCTGAAGATGTATTCCACCTACATACGAGAGTTTGACCGTAACGTGGCCCTGCTGGACGAACAGTGTCGCAAAAATCCTCCTTTCGCAAGCGTTGTACGTCAGTTTGAG ACGAGTCCTCGCTGTGCAAGTCTTGCATTGAAGCATTACCTGCTGAAACCGGTGCAACGGATACCTCAATACCAGCTCCTGCTCACAG ATTATTTGAAGAATCTTCCTGAGGATTCATCCGACTACAAAGACACACAAA CTGCCCTAAGTGTGGTGAAAGAAGTGGCAAACCACGCGAACGACATCATGAAGCAAGgg GATAACTTTCAGAAGCTGATGCAGGTTCAGTACAGTCTGAATGGTCATCATGAAATCGTCCAACCTGGCAGG GTTTTCTTAAAGGAGGGCACTCTGATGAAACTCTCCAGGAAAATTATGCAGCCTAGAATGTTCTTCCTG TTTAATGATATTCTGCTGTACACAACACCCGTTCAGTCTGGCCAGTATAAAGTCAACAGCATGCTCTCTCTGGCCGGCATGAAG GTGAGCAAACCCAGTCAGGAGGCCTATCAGAATGAGTTAAACATTGAGAGTGTGGAACGCTCCTTCATACTGTCTGCCAA TTCAGCCACAGAAAGAGACGAATGGCTTGAAGCCATCGCTACAGCAATAGATGACTACACCAGAAAGAAGATTTCTTTCTTTTCCAGTCGAAGCCAAGAG TTGGAGGGAATCTCTGATGACGGTCTACCGCTGGGCTCTAAAGCTCCTATCTGGATTCCAGATTTGAGAACGACCATGTGTATGATCTGCACGTGCGAGTTCACGCTCACCTGGAGACGCCACCACTGCCGCGCTTGCGGAAAG GTGGTGTGTCAGGCATGTTCGTCCAATAAATACTACCTGGAATACCTGAAGAATCAGCTGGCACGAGTGTGCGACCACTGCTATATCAAACTACAGCACAAGG GTGACCAATCCAATGTAACGGTTTCCCCTAGTGGGCGGAGTTCAACATTTGCTTTTTctagaaaacagaaaaagatcCCTTCTGCCCTCAAAGAG GTGTCTGCCAACACTGAGAACTCATCCATGAGTGGATATCTGCAAAGATCCAAAGGCCACAAGAAACCGTGGAAGAGGCTGTGGTTCGTCATTAAGAACAAAGTCCTCTACACTTACGCCGCTAGTGAG GATGTTGCAGCATTGGAGAGCCAGCCACTGCTGGGCTTTTTCCTCCGCGAGGAGAAGACAGGACCGGCTCAAAAAATGCAGTTTAAACTGTACCATAAAAACACACTCTACTACATCTTCAGAGCAGAGGACATCCCCACTGCTCAGAG ATGGATCGAAGCGTTTCAAGAGGCCATGATCCTTTGA
- the fgd6 gene encoding FYVE, RhoGEF and PH domain-containing protein 6 isoform X1: MKSQLQCSYSLLDANLVLTGRIVHKKIFLDEEVYVGMKKPPVAPKPKLVQSQKPSPPPIAPKPEILLPSPSPTAHKRGKPAVAPKPCLPKAPQKPLQPRQDPCKTQHPPVSKNGGPALLPSHMSHYIIPPCTQGHHLGNSKSEDSKEICGTAEVGDFKEGENPKEQLFYNDTWEHASQSEREQLHAPTDSFHTSKEAQEETNSSTVEKDQTSTQTEIIHSPTEPLQEQSAQEKQTRNSIFGSCISDNVSYPAPPSKPLPVPHPRRPRRALLRQNVVEIAPSDTQADTPTETSEQIQTDKLLENPENTSTSQAYTDTPLNLCSPKEDNADTGSTTNTDSLHKVDSFQSTHAENVLPDLESTHYSVPTNGVTLASMNTAAEEGSQPPAPPPRQKSLPQMVDSLCKASTSVDNLVLHCQSDLQDSLVRSKDEEVQSDDEDDGAYGDFARYPITRSLPKQIKLSCGSQVAAISKPSLDGEEKSPKVMPKKPQRNSLPASVVLRKQNTSPLAHTPPPLPNSSPPVFRELPAPPQEKPSWRVALPSIPLFSKNQPTRSNSQPQAGGVGSVFVKQRAKSFSSADLQRVDTGSESSEPLVRSDQTRRSLRKLLELRVYARLLPKLLRSGQSLDCTRTDAEYEDHKATPTNQVTPGDEEEAQGDSETDCGVEYENVPLYEEIPEYMNLPWVYSNQDVDTGVYEVQEPCEVNSRCSVSGDLSEDGLSSNEEDGNSSDSSKEDMSQSKDKEEVERAKRNKVVHIAMEIMSSEKVFVDVLKLLHIDFRDAVAKATRASGKPLVEEKVLNQILYYLPQLYELNKDLLKELEERVAHWSDHQRLADIFVQKGPYLKMYSTYIREFDRNVALLDEQCRKNPPFASVVRQFETSPRCASLALKHYLLKPVQRIPQYQLLLTDYLKNLPEDSSDYKDTQTALSVVKEVANHANDIMKQGDNFQKLMQVQYSLNGHHEIVQPGRVFLKEGTLMKLSRKIMQPRMFFLFNDILLYTTPVQSGQYKVNSMLSLAGMKVSKPSQEAYQNELNIESVERSFILSANSATERDEWLEAIATAIDDYTRKKISFFSSRSQELEGISDDGLPLGSKAPIWIPDLRTTMCMICTCEFTLTWRRHHCRACGKVVCQACSSNKYYLEYLKNQLARVCDHCYIKLQHKGDQSNVTVSPSGRSSTFAFSRKQKKIPSALKEVSANTENSSMSGYLQRSKGHKKPWKRLWFVIKNKVLYTYAASEDVAALESQPLLGFFLREEKTGPAQKMQFKLYHKNTLYYIFRAEDIPTAQRWIEAFQEAMIL, translated from the exons TTTATGTAGGAATGAAGAAACCACCGGTCGCCCCCAAACCCAAGCTGGTTCAGTCGCAGAAACCATCACCTCCCCCCATCGCCCCAAAACCAGAGATCCTGCTGCCTTCACCTTCACCTACTGCACATAAGAGAGGAAAACCTGCTGTTGCTCCCAAACCATGCCTTCCCAAAGCCCCTCAGAAACCTCTCCAGCCAAGACAAGATCCCTGCAAGACCCAGCATCCCCCTGTCTCCAAAAATGGGGGTCCTGCTCTACTACCCTCACACATGTCTCATTACATTATACCACCCTGTACTCAAGGTCATCATCTAGGTAACAGCAAATCAGAGGATTCTAAGGAAATATGTGGAACAGCAGAGGTAGGTGATTTCAAAGAAGGCGAGAACCCAAAAGAACAGTTGTTTTACAATGACACATGGGAACATGCTTCCCAATCTGAACGGGAACAATTGCATGCTCCCACAGACTCATTCCACACTTCCAAAGAGGCACAGGAAGAAACTAACTCTTCTACAGTAGAAAAGGACCAGACAAGTACACAAACAGAAATTATCCACAGTCCTACAGAGCCCTTACAGGAACAATCTGCACAGGAGAAACAAACCAGGAACTCAATTTTTGGCTCTTGCATCAGTGACAATGTTAGTTACCCTGCACCTCCCAGCAAGCCACTCCCTGTACCCCATCCACGACGCCCCCGGAGGGCACTTCTTAGGCAGAATGTTGTGGAAATTGCACCTTCAGACACTCAAGCAGATACACCTACAGAAACTTCTGAACAGATTCAGACAGACAAATTACTAGAAAATCCCGAAAACACTTCAACAAGTCAGGCCTACACTGACACACCTCTGAATTTATGTTCCCCTAAAGAGGATAACGCAGACACTGGCTCCACAACCAACACTGATTCTTTGCACAAAGTAGACTCTTTTCAAAGCACACATGCTGAAAACGTGCTTCCTGATCTAGAATCCACTCATTATTCGGTTCCAACAAATGGTGTAACTCTAGCTTCCATGAACACAGCTGCGGAGGAGGGGTCGCAACCTCCAGCTCCTCCACCTCGACAGAAATCCCTCCCACAAATGGTTGATTCCTTGTGCAAGGCCTCAACATCAGTGGACAACTTGGTTTTGCATTGCCAATCAGATCTTCAAGATTCATTGGTCAGGAGTAAAGATGAGGAGGTGCAAAgcgatgatgaagatgatggagCATATGGAGATTTTGCTCGATACCCAATAACTAGGAGTCTTCCTAAACAGATTAAGCTCAGCTGTGGCTCACAAGTTGCAGCTATAAGCAAGCCATCTTTGGATGGGGAGGAAAAGTCACCAAAAGTCATGCCTAAAAAGCCCCAACGAAACAGTCTTCCCGCCTCTGTTGTGTTGCGGAAGCAAAACACATCTCCGCTAGCTCACACCCCCCCTCCGCTTCCTAACTCCAGTCCTCCCGTATTTAGAGAACTCCCGGCACCTCCTCAGGAGAAACCTTCATGGCGAGTCGCCCTGCCTAGCATCCCTCTCTTCAGTAAAAACCAGCCGACTCGCAGTAACAGCCAACCGCAGGCTGGAGGTGTGGGATCTGTTTTCGTCAAACAGAGGGCAAAGTCGTTTTCCTCTGCAGATCTTCAGCGAGTGGATACTGGATCCGAATCCTCCGAGCCGTTGGTGCGGTCCGATCAAACACGGCGTAGCTTGCGGAAGCTTCTAGAGCTGCGCGTATATGCACGGTTGCTTCCGAAGTTGCTTCGCAGTGGACAGTCCCTGGATTGCACTCGTACTGATGCGGAATACGAGGATCATAAAGCCACGCCCACTAATCAAGTCACCCCTGGTGATGAGGAAGAAGCTCAAGGTGACAGCGAAACGGACTGTGGGGTGGAATATGAGAACGTCCCATTATATGAAGAGATTCCAGAGTACATGAACCTGCCCTGGGTCTATTCCAACCAGGATGTGGACACAGGAGTGTATGAAGTGCAGGAACCATGTGAGGTGAACAG CAGATGTTCTGTGAGTGGTGATCTGTCAGAGGATGGATTGAGCTCTAATGAGGAAGATGGTAACAGCTCCGACTCCAGTAAGGAAGACATGAGCCAATCAAAAGATAAAGAG GAGGTCGAGAGAGCCAAGAGGAACAAGGTGGTTCACATTGCAATGGAGATAATGAGCTCAGAGAAAGT ATTTGTGGATGTTCTGAAGTTGCTTCACATC GATTTCCGGGACGCCGTTGCCAAAGCGACTCGTGCGAGCGGGAAGCCATTGGTGGAGGAGAAAGTATTGAATCAAATCTTGTACTATCTGCCCCAACTCTACGAACTTAATAAAGACCTGCTGAAAGAGCTGGAGGAGAGAGTGGCACACTG GTCTGATCATCAGAGGCTGGCTGATATCTTTGTTCAGAAGGGTCCGTATCTGAAGATGTATTCCACCTACATACGAGAGTTTGACCGTAACGTGGCCCTGCTGGACGAACAGTGTCGCAAAAATCCTCCTTTCGCAAGCGTTGTACGTCAGTTTGAG ACGAGTCCTCGCTGTGCAAGTCTTGCATTGAAGCATTACCTGCTGAAACCGGTGCAACGGATACCTCAATACCAGCTCCTGCTCACAG ATTATTTGAAGAATCTTCCTGAGGATTCATCCGACTACAAAGACACACAAA CTGCCCTAAGTGTGGTGAAAGAAGTGGCAAACCACGCGAACGACATCATGAAGCAAGgg GATAACTTTCAGAAGCTGATGCAGGTTCAGTACAGTCTGAATGGTCATCATGAAATCGTCCAACCTGGCAGG GTTTTCTTAAAGGAGGGCACTCTGATGAAACTCTCCAGGAAAATTATGCAGCCTAGAATGTTCTTCCTG TTTAATGATATTCTGCTGTACACAACACCCGTTCAGTCTGGCCAGTATAAAGTCAACAGCATGCTCTCTCTGGCCGGCATGAAG GTGAGCAAACCCAGTCAGGAGGCCTATCAGAATGAGTTAAACATTGAGAGTGTGGAACGCTCCTTCATACTGTCTGCCAA TTCAGCCACAGAAAGAGACGAATGGCTTGAAGCCATCGCTACAGCAATAGATGACTACACCAGAAAGAAGATTTCTTTCTTTTCCAGTCGAAGCCAAGAG TTGGAGGGAATCTCTGATGACGGTCTACCGCTGGGCTCTAAAGCTCCTATCTGGATTCCAGATTTGAGAACGACCATGTGTATGATCTGCACGTGCGAGTTCACGCTCACCTGGAGACGCCACCACTGCCGCGCTTGCGGAAAG GTGGTGTGTCAGGCATGTTCGTCCAATAAATACTACCTGGAATACCTGAAGAATCAGCTGGCACGAGTGTGCGACCACTGCTATATCAAACTACAGCACAAGG GTGACCAATCCAATGTAACGGTTTCCCCTAGTGGGCGGAGTTCAACATTTGCTTTTTctagaaaacagaaaaagatcCCTTCTGCCCTCAAAGAG GTGTCTGCCAACACTGAGAACTCATCCATGAGTGGATATCTGCAAAGATCCAAAGGCCACAAGAAACCGTGGAAGAGGCTGTGGTTCGTCATTAAGAACAAAGTCCTCTACACTTACGCCGCTAGTGAG GATGTTGCAGCATTGGAGAGCCAGCCACTGCTGGGCTTTTTCCTCCGCGAGGAGAAGACAGGACCGGCTCAAAAAATGCAGTTTAAACTGTACCATAAAAACACACTCTACTACATCTTCAGAGCAGAGGACATCCCCACTGCTCAGAG ATGGATCGAAGCGTTTCAAGAGGCCATGATCCTTTGA